One genomic region from Pyrobaculum islandicum DSM 4184 encodes:
- the thpR gene encoding RNA 2',3'-cyclic phosphodiesterase, whose translation MTLVRAFVAIDVENPEIVKKVEEIQREVLRLGLDIKLVEKENLHLTLRFLGEIPQSRVNDIVKSLTTIRFSKFKIALSGLGVFPDLAKPRVLWIGVSKGLENLVNLANIVRNLVDKYAEHREDREFSPHLTIGRIKSGRNIDKLREVIERYREAEFGVIEVDKVKLKKSVLTPRGPIYSDLFVQYLT comes from the coding sequence ATGACCTTGGTTAGAGCTTTTGTAGCTATCGACGTCGAAAATCCGGAGATTGTTAAAAAAGTAGAGGAAATACAAAGAGAGGTTCTAAGACTTGGTCTCGACATAAAGCTTGTAGAAAAAGAAAATTTACATCTAACTCTGCGTTTTTTGGGAGAAATTCCTCAAAGCCGAGTTAATGATATTGTTAAATCCTTAACAACCATCAGATTCAGTAAGTTTAAAATCGCGCTTTCTGGACTTGGCGTATTTCCGGACTTGGCTAAACCTCGTGTATTATGGATTGGCGTTTCTAAGGGTTTAGAAAATCTTGTCAATCTCGCAAATATAGTAAGAAATTTAGTAGATAAATATGCAGAACATAGAGAGGATCGCGAATTTTCTCCTCATCTTACTATAGGGAGAATTAAATCTGGAAGAAACATAGATAAACTCAGAGAGGTTATTGAGCGCTATAGAGAAGCCGAATTCGGCGTTATCGAAGTAGATAAGGTGAAACTAAAAAAGTCAGTGCTAACGCCGAGAGGGCCTATTTATAGTGACCTCTTTGTACAATATCTCACGTGA
- a CDS encoding helix-turn-helix transcriptional regulator, producing the protein MATQEFAEESDVLTEVEIQILQGLERLGGSYQQRNLWKYIGIDSKTGLPILARLEKRGLIARERVGGNKRGVYIVRLTEKAYRLLSKIHEETVEAFIVDFDALPNELRTLLSIPCVYCPYSDRCGVSFITPLTCNLLTKWLHNLRS; encoded by the coding sequence GTGGCGACACAAGAGTTTGCAGAAGAGTCTGATGTACTTACTGAGGTTGAGATACAGATATTACAGGGGCTTGAGAGACTTGGCGGTAGCTATCAACAGAGGAATCTCTGGAAGTACATTGGAATAGATAGTAAGACCGGCCTACCCATACTCGCTAGACTTGAAAAAAGAGGACTCATAGCGAGAGAAAGAGTTGGCGGAAACAAACGAGGTGTATACATAGTAAGATTGACTGAGAAGGCATATAGACTGCTTAGTAAAATACATGAGGAGACAGTAGAGGCCTTTATAGTAGATTTTGACGCCCTCCCAAATGAGCTTAGAACTTTGTTATCAATACCCTGTGTATATTGTCCATATTCTGACCGATGCGGCGTTAGTTTCATAACCCCCCTTACATGCAACTTATTGACTAAGTGGCTACATAACCTGAGGTCATGA
- a CDS encoding TFIIB-type zinc ribbon-containing protein, with amino-acid sequence MTRKLIFEVEEHRCPVCGAVNDVVVDYERGQVICKNCGTVLREGVADLGPEWRKPESSRAYSGPIGSSMGDIEFGNVKIADKLKALSLKKFARPISTPLERIEVDIREFLEAAKQKLNIPKAVIEDTVMLYKKLYDAGYRAPRLEGYAAALYFTLKKHGVAAITLRSLAENLGINRSSFISAYMELMRVANKLGIKPPRIDPKIYIPRIVSALGIGDEKSAEVQRIAVDILRYILSSPRIRNGRKPQVLAASAVYYACYIAGVEVTQKELAKATDTTEGPIRDLLKELSEILYIEVTV; translated from the coding sequence ATGACTAGAAAGCTGATATTTGAAGTAGAGGAGCACCGCTGCCCGGTGTGCGGCGCAGTTAATGACGTAGTTGTTGATTACGAACGTGGACAAGTTATATGTAAGAATTGCGGAACTGTCTTAAGAGAGGGAGTTGCAGATTTAGGCCCTGAGTGGAGGAAACCTGAGTCATCAAGGGCGTATTCAGGCCCCATAGGCTCCTCTATGGGAGATATAGAATTCGGCAATGTGAAGATAGCCGATAAACTTAAGGCGCTTAGCTTAAAGAAGTTTGCACGACCTATCTCTACACCACTTGAACGCATAGAGGTAGACATAAGAGAGTTTTTAGAAGCTGCAAAACAGAAGCTTAACATCCCAAAAGCTGTGATAGAGGATACTGTCATGTTGTATAAAAAGTTATATGATGCTGGATATCGGGCGCCAAGACTTGAGGGGTATGCTGCAGCTCTATATTTCACGCTCAAGAAACATGGGGTAGCCGCAATTACTTTAAGGAGCCTAGCAGAAAACCTCGGAATTAACCGTTCGTCTTTTATCTCAGCATATATGGAGCTTATGCGTGTTGCAAATAAACTTGGTATAAAACCGCCGCGTATAGATCCAAAAATATACATACCCAGGATTGTATCGGCGTTGGGTATAGGCGACGAGAAATCTGCAGAGGTGCAACGTATAGCCGTGGATATATTACGCTATATTTTATCATCACCACGTATTAGAAATGGAAGAAAGCCGCAAGTTCTCGCAGCATCCGCTGTTTATTACGCCTGTTACATAGCCGGCGTAGAGGTGACTCAGAAAGAGCTGGCAAAAGCTACAGATACCACGGAAGGACCTATACGAGATCTATTGAAAGAACTCTCGGAGATCCTATATATTGAGGTCACGGTGTAG
- a CDS encoding Gar1/Naf1 family protein → MKRIGTALHYSRLGNLVVKLNEVPPIYINIYTYTMKKVGILYDVIGNIKNPYGLVKPYVRDESLIGQPLYVKLQDLEKRRK, encoded by the coding sequence ATGAAACGCATTGGAACTGCTCTTCATTATTCACGTCTCGGGAACCTCGTGGTAAAACTTAACGAGGTTCCCCCCATTTATATAAACATCTATACTTACACGATGAAAAAAGTCGGCATTCTCTACGATGTAATAGGTAATATAAAAAATCCGTACGGGCTTGTAAAACCTTATGTTCGCGATGAATCTTTAATAGGGCAACCACTGTATGTAAAACTACAGGACTTAGAGAAGAGGAGAAAATGA
- a CDS encoding 30S ribosomal protein S8e: protein MKLAAFYKGRDLKKPSGGKKGRVRKTKKKALCGGPPQIPKLGERDLRLVERVTGGNLKVRVREVRYANVYIPKERRHVKAKILSILSTPANPDFARRNLIVKGAVIQTEVGRAVVTSRPGQDGVINAVLIE, encoded by the coding sequence GTGAAGCTAGCCGCATTTTACAAAGGCAGAGATTTAAAAAAGCCCAGCGGCGGGAAAAAGGGAAGAGTAAGAAAAACTAAGAAGAAGGCGTTGTGTGGAGGCCCTCCACAAATACCTAAACTAGGTGAAAGAGATTTGAGACTTGTAGAGAGAGTAACAGGAGGTAACTTAAAGGTTAGAGTCAGGGAGGTAAGATATGCGAACGTTTACATTCCAAAGGAAAGGCGGCATGTAAAAGCTAAGATACTCTCAATTTTGTCAACGCCAGCAAATCCAGATTTTGCGCGTCGCAATCTTATAGTCAAAGGTGCGGTGATACAGACCGAGGTTGGCAGAGCTGTCGTCACGTCGAGACCTGGGCAAGACGGGGTTATAAATGCAGTGCTTATAGAATGA
- a CDS encoding signal recognition particle subunit SRP19/SEC65 family protein, which produces MKKRGGRILWLVYLDSSVPRSRGRILPRSKAVSKPTLQEVIQALERLGYRYQVYQDKKYPALWFEERQGYIVVETSEKLRILALKVAEEVRKLRR; this is translated from the coding sequence ATGAAGAAACGAGGCGGGAGAATACTCTGGCTTGTTTACCTAGACTCGTCGGTCCCTCGTTCTCGGGGTAGAATTTTGCCGCGAAGTAAAGCTGTGAGTAAGCCGACTTTACAAGAAGTTATACAGGCTTTAGAGAGACTGGGGTATAGATATCAAGTGTACCAAGATAAAAAGTATCCGGCGCTTTGGTTTGAAGAGCGGCAGGGCTACATCGTGGTAGAAACTAGTGAAAAATTACGTATACTTGCGCTTAAAGTTGCGGAAGAGGTAAGAAAACTCAGGCGTTAA
- a CDS encoding ATP/GTP-binding protein, whose product MYTVFFVGTAGSGKSTLVSTLSTWMEDQGFDVGIVNLDPAVEYLPYVPDIDIRDRISARKIMKQFKLGPNASIIAAVDMIVTEAERIKEEMEIIGAPIYLIDTPGQMELFAFRQSGAYLVQKLSDVHTLVVYVADAVYAQSVDGFAVTMLLALSTRIRFKKPQILVINKSDLLSEDVRINILNWVEDPTTLLESIDLPPYEKEILRSVANMGGFIEPLFVSAKTSEGIDKLYYQLQLHYTGGEDVQLPP is encoded by the coding sequence ATGTATACAGTATTTTTTGTAGGCACAGCAGGTTCTGGTAAATCTACTCTTGTATCAACTCTCTCCACGTGGATGGAAGACCAAGGTTTTGACGTCGGCATAGTTAACCTAGATCCTGCGGTAGAGTACTTACCTTATGTGCCCGATATTGACATAAGGGATAGGATTAGCGCCAGGAAGATAATGAAGCAGTTTAAACTAGGGCCGAACGCGTCTATAATTGCGGCTGTTGATATGATAGTGACTGAGGCCGAGAGAATTAAGGAGGAGATGGAGATAATCGGGGCCCCCATTTACCTAATAGATACGCCAGGCCAAATGGAGCTTTTTGCGTTTAGACAGAGCGGTGCATATCTAGTACAAAAACTATCTGATGTCCACACCTTAGTAGTATATGTGGCAGATGCTGTCTATGCACAGTCTGTTGATGGTTTTGCTGTGACTATGTTGCTTGCTCTGTCTACCAGGATACGGTTTAAAAAACCGCAGATATTGGTAATCAACAAATCCGACCTTCTGTCAGAAGACGTACGTATAAATATTTTAAACTGGGTAGAGGATCCAACTACATTACTTGAGTCTATAGATTTACCACCTTATGAAAAGGAAATCTTACGCTCTGTCGCCAATATGGGAGGGTTTATAGAACCTCTTTTTGTTTCTGCCAAAACAAGCGAGGGCATAGACAAACTCTACTACCAACTCCAACTACACTACACTGGGGGCGAAGATGTTCAGCTACCTCCCTGA
- a CDS encoding 50S ribosomal protein L21e, whose protein sequence is MVKRTHGYRYKSRKLLRKKPRERGLSGLSRLLYEYKPGDRVVIDIDPTFVENAPHRRYQGKVGVVIGTRGRAYVIETYLGDKKKILVVTPEHLKPHQGGS, encoded by the coding sequence ATGGTTAAGAGAACACATGGCTATCGTTACAAGAGCAGAAAGTTATTAAGAAAGAAACCTAGAGAAAGAGGACTCTCCGGACTTTCCCGCCTTTTATATGAATACAAACCTGGCGATAGAGTTGTAATAGATATAGATCCGACCTTTGTGGAAAATGCGCCGCATAGACGTTACCAGGGGAAGGTTGGCGTTGTGATCGGTACTAGGGGTAGAGCGTATGTTATAGAGACCTATTTAGGAGATAAGAAGAAGATTCTTGTAGTAACTCCTGAGCACCTCAAGCCTCATCAGGGAGGTAGCTGA